The proteins below come from a single Takifugu rubripes chromosome 10, fTakRub1.2, whole genome shotgun sequence genomic window:
- the LOC101074099 gene encoding kinesin-like protein KIF20A: MEAPSADASEAPRLNHEHLQPDELEINAPPVKTTQQNEGPGGAEEQTMRVYLRIRPFSREELADNQDQDCVVIETNQMVTLNAPKGSATMKSSEKGVCVSLHKFSFSQIFGPETTQSELFEHTVKSQMCGFLDGKNALIFSYGVTNAGKTHTIQGTPREPGILPRVLDGTFRAIEGHQYQGMDLKPYLRNDAQYLAPDQVRQERSAKAAIFAAVKEECDHPRPSGGSESSSSSSSSLSSSILPTDQSVMANSPTEAGSSQFAMWVAFFEIYNESVYDLLQPSLCSKSKKRASLRVCDDGAGNAYVKDLRWINIHTLGEALKLLQFGNKNRSAAATKMNQSSSRSHSIFTMKLLKIDDAEVKWLSEFSLCDLAGSERCNKTKTFGERLKEAGNINNSLLILGKCITALRNNQTDRMKSSCIPFRESKLTKLFQAFFCGRGQASMIVNINQCAATYDETLHVMKFSAVAKQVVQVIPEKPLESLAPCLVGPDGRALVRNGLVDGQALEDSFPEEEEEDEAEMSLLPQNELVSMIESLRNKLLAERRRNLVQEMEIRKEMGDAMLQQLMESEEQRSRQIEELKESYQEKLENTFEMYKNAIKEHAYQSAMSNLEDDYVPFDEFLAEQQKVEALKRKVSELECAGVRAVSTPPTMEQSCQTQPSKAPPAEADDRYRRLYEEKCAVERMCEDKQELIVSLERRLMELSGTLEKVRDGFLDKSAELELLQQKATEQAKSLEAVLQQNITKDREIASLKAELAKVSQKSPLEPKPKRGLLANIKEAVTSPRKGATGRTLRKTVMSLTSADSAHHHQKDPLW, translated from the exons ATGGAGGCACCGTCGGCTGATGCGAGTGAAGCTCCGCGATTAAACCACGAACATTTGCAGCCTGATGAACTGGAGATTAACGCTCCTCCAGTCAAAACAACCCAGCAG AATGAGGGTCCAGGTGGAGCTGAGGAGCAGACCATGAGAGTCTACCTCAGAATCAGGCCTTtctccagagaggagctggCTGACAATCAGGATCAG GATTGTGTGGTGATTGAAACCAACCAGATGGTGACCCTGAATGCACCAAAGGGCTCTGCCACCATGAAGAGCAGTGAGAAGGGCGTCTGCGTGTCTCTCCACAAGTTCTCCTTCTCTCAG ATCTTCGGACCAGAGACGACTCAGTCTGAGCTGTTTGAACACACCGTTAAAAGTCAAATGTGTGGTTTCTTGGATGGGAAGAACGCTTTAATATTCAGCTACGGCGTCACCAATGCTGGCAAAACTCACACGATCCAAG GGACGCCGAGGGAACCGGGCATCCTCCCACGAGTGCTGGATGGCACCTTTCGTGCCATTGAAGGCCACCAGTACCAGGGGATGGACCTGAAACCCTACCTCCGCAACGACGCTCAGTATCTGGCTCCTGACCAAGTCAGGCAGGAGCGAAGTGctaaagctgccatttttgCTGCAGTCAAAGAA GAATGCGATCATCCCAGGCCCAGCGGGGGTTCAGAGTCCTCGTcaagctcctcttcctccctctcatcctccatTCTGCCCACCGATCAGTCTG TGATGGCGAACAGCCCGACAGAAGCGGGCAGCAGCCAGTTTGCCATGTGGGTGGCCTTCTTTGAAATCTACAACGAGAGTGTGTACGATCTTCTTCAGCCTTCGCTCTGCTCCAAGTCCAAGAAACGTGCGTCCCTGCGCGTGTGTGACGACGGTGCCGGGAACGCTTACGTTAAAG ATCTGAGGTGGATCAACATCCACACCCTGGGAGAAGCTTTaaaactgctccagtttggaaacaaaaacagaagcgCCGCGGCTACAAAGATGAACCAGTCGTCCAGCAGAAG CCACAGCATATTTAccatgaagctgctgaagaTCGACGACGCTGAAGTGAAATGGCTCTCAGA GTTTTCTCTGTGCGACCTCGCCGGCTCCGAACGATGCAACAAAACCAAGACGTTTGGAGAGAGGCTGAAGGAGGCCGGCAACATCAACAACTCTCTGCTCATTCTGGGAAAATGCATCACCGCCCTTCGCAACAACCAGACCGACCG GATGAAGAGCTCCTGCATCCCCTTCAGAGAGAGCAAGCTGACCAAGCTCTTCCAGGCTTTTTTCTGCGGCAGGGGGCAAGCGTCCATGATCGTCAACATTAACCAGTGCGCGGCCACCTACGACGAGACCCTCCACGTTATGAAGTTCTCTGCTGTCGCGAAACAG gtggtgcaggtgaTTCCAGAAAAGCCCCTGGAGTCTCTGGCTCCGTGTTTAGTTGGCCCTGATGGCAGAGCCCTGGTGAGGAACGGTCTGGTTGATGGCCAGGCCCTGGAGGACAGTTtccctgaggaggaggaggaggatgaggctgAGATGTCTTTACTGCCGCAGAAT GAACTGGTGAGCATGATCGAAAGCCTGAGAAACAAACTTCTGGCCGAGCGGAGAAGAAACCTGGTTCAAGAAATGGAGATCCGGAAAGAAATGGGCGACGCGAtgctccagcagctgatggagTCTGAAGAGCAGCGCAG TCGACAGATcgaagagctgaaggagagctaccaggagaagctggagaacacCTTTGAGATGTACAAAAACGCTATCAAAGAGCACGCCTACCAGAGCGCGATGAGCAATTTGGAGGATGACTACGTCCCTTTTGACGAGTTTCTTGCTGAACAGCAGAAAGTTGAG GCTCTCAAACGTAAAGTATCAGAGTTGGAGTGTGCAGGTGTCAGGGCCGTGAGCACACCCCCGACGATGGAGCAGTCCTGCCAGACGCAACCATCCAAAGCGCCTCCAGCAGAAG CTGATGATCGTTACAGACGTCTTTACGAAGAAAAATGTGCCGTTGAGAGGATGTGTGAGGACAAGCAGGAG TTGATCGTGTCCTTGGAGAGAAGGTTGATGGAGCTCAGTGGAACTCTTGAGAAGGTCAGAGATGGTTTCCTGGACAAATCTGCTgagctggagctcctgcagcagaaggCCACTGAGCAG GCAAAATCCCTGGAGGccgtcctgcagcagaacatcacaAAGGACAGAGAGATCGCTTCACTGAAGGCAGAACTGGCCAAGGTCTCCCAGAAATCCCCACTGGAGCCCAAACCCAAGCGAGGCCTTCTGGCCAACATCAAAGAGGCAGTGACTTCTCCACGGAAGGGCGCGACTGGACGCACGCTCAGGAAAACAGTGATGTCTTTGACTTCTGCAGACTCTGCGCATCACCACCAGAAAGACCCCCTGTGGTGA